TTCGTTCCAGTCCAGAACTTCCCAGCACACGCGCTTAACCCCCTGCCCGGAGGCGTACCGGATCACTTCGGTGAGCAGCGCACTGCCCACCCCCAGGCCGCGCGCCTCCTCGGTGACGATCAGGTCTTCCAGGTGGATGGCCGGGCCCTTCCACGTCGAATAACGGGGATAGATCAGGGCCATACCGACGATCCCGCCATCCCGTTCCGCAACAAAGCAGCGGAACTTCGGGTCGGGTCCGAAACCGTCCCGGAGCAGCTGCTGCTCGGTCACTTCAACGGCATCGGGTTCCCGTTCGTAAACGGCGAGCTCCCGAATCAACCGGTATACTTCTTTCATGTCCGCCTCCTCAGCGGGTCGT
This genomic window from Robiginitalea biformata HTCC2501 contains:
- a CDS encoding GNAT family N-acetyltransferase; the encoded protein is METSIRPAEEADMKEVYRLIRELAVYEREPDAVEVTEQQLLRDGFGPDPKFRCFVAERDGGIVGMALIYPRYSTWKGPAIHLEDLIVTEEARGLGVGSALLTEVIRYASGQGVKRVCWEVLDWNEPAIDFYEARGARVLRDWDVVQLDEAGIEAYLKEYASI